One Helianthus annuus cultivar XRQ/B chromosome 7, HanXRQr2.0-SUNRISE, whole genome shotgun sequence genomic region harbors:
- the LOC110893504 gene encoding uncharacterized protein LOC110893504 has protein sequence MDVSKTLLTSHIWSIITKCPSLWVQWVHTYKLKGKSFWEVQGRNNITWGWRKLLAIRPIVRPFMWKSIQSGHQTNAWSDNWCTCSPLRSFITPRSIARAGFSLNASVADLLDNDGQWRWPQEWYDLFPVLINIDSVHLVPEVEDRFRWKDLEGNLRVFGSWEVWSSLRHRDSKVDWANSVWFSQCIPRHSFHLWLVIKNKLKTQDRMAVWEAGSATNLRLMCCPLCSYDRDSRDHLFFSCSYSSEVWGLVRDMADMGNVDNSWSSIIQWIEGHAQSRSLEIIVSNLLVAASTYFIWQERNTRLFSRERRNASVLSKVIIDTVRLKLMGFRMGGDLKQKRLLDKWLVSKKNVDIDPG, from the coding sequence ATGGATGTCAGTAAAACCCTTTTGACATCGCATATCTGGAGTATAATTACTAAATGTCCGTCTCTTTGGGTTCAGTGGGTTCACACTTACAAGTTGAAGGGTAAAAGCTTCTGGGAGGTTCAAGGCCGGAACAATATTACTTGGGGTTGGCGAAAGCTTCTCGCTATACGTCCTATAGTTCGTCCTTTTATGTGGAAGTCTATCCAGAGCGGTCATCAGACCAACGCTTGGAGTGATAACTGGTGTACATGCAGCCCCTTACGATCGTTTATTACTCCGCGTTCTATAGCTAGAGCAGGTTTCTCATTAAATGCATCGGTAGCGGACCTTCTTGATAATGATGGGCAATGGCGTTGGCCTCAGGAGTGGTATGATCTGTTTCCGGTACTCATTAATATTGATTCTGTCCATCTTGTGCCTGAGGTGGAGGATCGGTTTCGTTGGAAAGACTTAGAGGGTAACTTACGGGTTTTTGGTTCTTGGGAGGTTTGGAGCAGCTTGAGACATAGAGATAGTAAAGTTGATTGGGCAAATTCGGTCTGGTTCAGCCAGTGCATTCCGAGACATTCTTTCCATCTTTGGTTGGTCATAAAAAATAAATTGAAAACGCAAGATAGGATGGCAGTTTGGGAGGCAGGTAGTGCCACCAATCTTCGGCTCATGTGTTGCCCCTTATGCAGCTACGATCGTGACTCCAGGGATCATTTATTTTTTAGTTGCTCTTATTCATCGGAGGTATGGGGTTTGGTTAGGGATATGGCTGATATGGGTAACGTTGATAACTCTTGGTCCTCGATTATTCAGTGGATAGAAGGTCATGCTCAATCTAGATCTCTAGAAATCATAGTTTCCAACCTTCTGGTGGCGGCTTCAACGTATTTTATATGGCAAGAAAGGAACACTCGTCTGTTTTCTCGTGAACGGCGGAATGCAAGTGTGCTCTCGAAGGTCATTATTGATACAGTTCGGCTCAAGCTTATGGGATTCCGTATGGGTGGCGACTTGAAGCAAAAGAGGTTATTGGATAAATGGCTTGTCTCGAAGAAGAATGTGGATATAGATCCAGGCTAG